A part of Aspergillus flavus chromosome 1, complete sequence genomic DNA contains:
- a CDS encoding putative Sin3-associated polypeptide Sap18 (unnamed protein product): protein MAAARDAPKPQIDRQSTTPFHLKLFYRMNNFHHLSDFAPQSSPASYGGPVSGPNAIRARSPPPPPLPAHLQIYTWQSCSLRELSQLLTSALPSLLPDPPVGTRLCFRLIYPDTKTAAQMGPEARGRYLSKDIGSVVIGPRDSPYRDENDEENSAPTGPRTGPLRLQGHDADKTLQDVRFVIGDYVDCAILPPLEDGSVAPPITAGRGSIGSAVGGGMRAFRDNGFAGRPGRGGRGGGERIPAGDWRRGERLPEGGGRGRRGWGPY from the coding sequence ATGGCCGCCGCTCGAGATGCGCCGAAACCCCAAATCGACCGTCAGTCTACAACACCCTTCCATCTGAAGCTTTTCTACCGCATGAACAACTTCCACCACCTGTCAGACTTTGCTCCCCAGTCGTCGCCTGCATCATACGGGGGTCCTGTCAGCGGCCCCAATGCCATCCGGGCGCGCTCCCCTCCCCCGCCGCCGCTCCCTGCCCATCTTCAAATTTACACCTGGCAGTCCTGCTCACTGCGCGAGTTGTCACAGCTCCTCACATCCGCCTTGCCGTCACTACTACCGGACCCGCCCGTAGGGACGAGACTATGCTTTCGCCTCATTTACCCCGACACAAAGACCGCAGCACAAATGGGACCCGAGGCGCGAGGCCGATACCTTAGCAAGGACATAGGCAGTGTGGTGATTGGGCCAAGGGACAGCCCGTACCGCGATGAGAACGACGAAGAAAACAGTGCTCCTACGGGACCCCGGACCGGACCTCTACGGCTACAGGGTCACGACGCCGACAAAACACTACAAGACGTACGATTCGTGATCGGAGACTATGTCGACTGCGCGATTCTGCCGCCACTGGAGGACGGGTCGGTAGCACCTCCGATCACGGCCGGGAGGGGATCTATTGGTTCggctgttggtggtggtatgaGAGCATTCCGCGATAATGGGTTCGCAGGCCGGCCAGGTCGGGGAGGCCGAGGTGGCGGGGAACGCATTCCTGCAGGCGATTGGAGACGAGGAGAGAGGCTACCGGAAGGAGGGGGGCGTgggaggagaggatgggGTCCTTATTAA
- a CDS encoding UDP-glucose/GDP-mannose dehydrogenase: MISQMLAEKETHLMDIPSSPLGTSEGSLYEDSTPPTTPASSPLFGASRGDELASSSFPSSSATYNLSSEQRVHDIPCVATLWRSSEGQFKNVCVVGAGYVGGPTAAVLALHNPSIAVEVVDRDPRRIQRWKSRHPPVHEPGLDNVVRVARDGAEFVTASASIAAILGDAKRKPNLFFTCDSASSISRADMVFLAVNTPTKTFGLGAGKATDMTAVDEAVRQIALHAKPGAVIVEKSTVPCGTAQRIRQMFSTLRPEVPFEVLSNPEFLSEGSAIDDLVKPDRVLIGSSGTPAGRRAAAMLTSLYSTWVPASRILEINSWSSELSKLVANAMLAQRISSINSISAICEKTGAEVDQVAKAVGMDTRIGHQFLKAGLGFGGSCFRKDIASLTYLAESLGLDDVAEYWNQVNVMNVMQRNRFARKVIDRFEGNLHGRKIACLGFAFKKDTGDTRESLAADVVRLLMEERPMEIAIYDPYCQTEDILRELEVVLGTHTEKNSVVKVLADPYLACSQAHAVLVLTDCDQFRNVPTNPRGRSLLAYQSSIARADQEVYDSLAEVIMTPVKPEEETWTFNGISYRLVPQEDCAADCASCRSTSSRPATAEPLEWARIAYNLKEPKWVLDGRCFLDVREMEKLGIHLDTVGRRPGATQSSDTTSVGI; encoded by the exons ATGATCTCGCAAATGCTCGCGGAAAAGGAGACACACCTGATGGACATTCCGTCTTCGCCACTGGGCACCTCGGAGGGGAGTTTGTATGAGGACTCAACACCTCCTACGACTCCAGCTTCGAGTCCTTTGTTCGGTGCCTCCAGAGGAGATGAGCTCGCCTCGTCAAgctttccatcttcatcagccaCTTATAATCTCAGCTCCGAACAAAGAGTTCACGACATTCCCTGCGTCGCTACACTTTGGAGATCCTCAGAGGGACAGTTCAAGAATGTTTGCGTCGTGGGCGCGGGGTATGTAG GAGGGCCGACCGCTGCAGTCCTCGCGCTCCATAACCCATCCATCGCAGTCGAAGTCGTGGACCGAGACCCTCGTCGCATTCAGAGATGGAAATCGCGACATCCCCCAGTCCATGAGCCAGGCCTGGACAACGTTGTCCGCGTCGCGAGGGACGGCGCAGAGTTTGTGACAGCGAGTGCTTCCATTGCAGCCATCTTAGGGGACGCCAAGCGGAAGCCCAACCTATTCTTTACGTGCGACTCAGCTAGTAGCATATCTCGTGCTGACATGGTCTTCCTTGCGGTGAACACACCCACCAAGACCTTTGGGTTAGGCGCTGGAAAAGCTACCGATATGACAGCCGTCGATGAGGCCGTGCGACAGATTGCGCTCCACGCAAAACCTGGCGCAGTTATCGTGGAGAAGAGTACGGTGCCGTGCGGCACTGCTCAGCGTATTCGACAAATG TTCTCCACCCTTCGACCAGAAGTCCCCTTCGAGGTTCTCTCCAACCCAGAATTCCTATCCGAAGGCTCAGCCATCGACGACCTCGTCAAACCAGACCGCGTCCTCATCGGATCGTCAGGAACACCAGCAGGTCGTCGTGCAGCAGCTATGCTCACAAGCCTCTACTCCACCTGGGTGCCAGCATCGCGCATCCTCGAAATCAACTCCTGGTCATCAGAGCTATCCAAACTAGTAGCCAACGCCATGCTCGCCCAGCGGATCAGCAGCATCAACTCCATCAGCGCCATCTGCGAGAAGACCGGCGCCGAGGTCGATCAAGTAGCCAAAGCAGTGGGCATGGACACACGCATTGGACACCAATTTCTCAAGGCCGGTCTGGGATTCGGCGGATCGTGCTTCCGCAAGGATATCGCCAGCTTGACCTATCTGGCTGAGTCCCTGGGGCTGGACGACGTCGCAGAATACTGGAATCAAGTCAATGTCATGAATGTAATGCAGCGGAACCGGTTCGCCAGAAAGGTGATTGATCGGTTCGAGGGCAATTTGCATGGTCGTAAGATTGCCTGTCTTGGCTTTGCATTTAAGAAAGACACGGGAGATACGCGTGAGTCTTTGGCTGCTGATGTGGTCCGGCTTTTGATGGAGGAGCGGCCGATGGAGATCGCTATCTATGATCCTTACTGTCAGACAGAGGATATCCTCCGTGAGCTGGAGGTGGTTTTGGGTACTCACACAGAGAAGAATAGTGTAGTGAAGGTTCTTGCAGATCCTTATCTGGCCTGTTCTCAGGCGCATGCAGTTCTGGTCTTGACGGACTGTGATCAGTTCCGCAATGTTCCTACTAACCCTCGGGGTCGTTCGTTGTTGGCCTATCAGTCATCTATTGCTAGAGCGGACCAGGAGGTATATGATAGTCTAGCTGAGGTCATTATGACTCCTGTCAAACCAGAAGAGGAGACTTGGACATTTAATGGAATATCCTACCGTCTTGTCCCACAAGAGGATTGTGCTGCTGATTGCGCATCTTGTCGCTCGACATCCAGCCGACCTGCAACTGCCGAACCGCTGGAGTGGGCGCGCATTGCTTACAACCTGAAAGAACCCAAGTGGGTGCTTGATGGCCGGTGTTTCCTGGATGTACGAGAGATGGAGAAATTGGGCATTCATCTGGATACTGTTGGACGGCGGCCTGGTGCAACACAATCAAGCGATACCACCAGCGTTGGTATTTGA
- a CDS encoding putative glycosyl transferase, which translates to MASFTSKPDDFPKILKGRRVLLTTESLGPVNGVSRTTLSLVEYLRRNGVDLAVVAPQYQGFRYQAQDAADCRIPGYPLPYNPDLTIVYPFRLDTVYKQTFQPDILYVASPASLGFQILLQTRQLRKPSTVLLNYQTDLSAYSEIIFPAPLDRFAVWLLATVQGFLFSHPAVHTIFYPCSAVLNYLKDAGAPVERTVRLGRGVDTSLFNPTHRDNAYRREIAPKGEIILVCVCRLAPEKGFEFLAEATIRLAEQKIPFKLLIVGGNRNPVVEARIHRLFDAVREHVIFTGFLTGQPLAHAYASGDIFLHCSITETFGLVVLEAMASGLPVIARDQGGPSDIVQHQKTGYLVPPNDIRNFVGLVRDVSINSHLRSALSTSARRYAEETTWEKINNRVAWQMANAFEQRSAEESLGGSDEPVVANFMLPILEKLRLTLAVGLVYFMWLIAVVPLIIHGQRIVPRALELVHSMPVVGRCIRYRSR; encoded by the coding sequence ATGGCGTCGTTTACTTCCAAACCCGATGATTTTCCTAAAATTCTCAAAGGAAGGCGTGTTCTGCTGACGACAGAGTCACTGGGACCTGTTAATGGGGTTAGTCGGACGACGTTGAGCTTGGTGGAGTATCTCCGGCGCAACGGTGTCGATCTGGCTGTGGTCGCACCGCAGTATCAAGGCTTCCGCTACCAGGCACAGGACGCAGCAGATTGCCGGATACCGGGATATCCTCTGCCATACAATCCAGACCTGACGATAGTGTACCCCTTTCGCTTGGACACTGTCTACAAGCAAACCTTCCAGCCAGATATCCTTTACGTCGCAAGCCCAGCGTCTCTAGGCTTCCAGATCTTGCTGCAGACCCGTCAACTTCGAAAACCATCGACAGTGTTGCTTAACTACCAAACAGACCTCTCAGCATACAGTGAAATAATATTTCCGGCACCTCTGGACAGATTCGCGGTTTGGCTCTTGGCCACAGTGCAAGGGTTCCTGTTCAGCCATCCAGCTGTACACACCATCTTCTATCCTTGTTCGGCTGTATTGAACTACTTGAAAGATGCCGGCGCTCCTGTCGAGCGCACCGTTCGACTGGGACGTGGCGTTGATACCTCGTTGTTTAACCCCACACACCGTGACAATGCATATCGAAGGGAGATTGCCCCGAAAGGAGAGATTATTCTCGTCTGCGTGTGTCGCCTTGCTCCAGAGAAAGGATTCGAGTTCCTAGCAGAAGCGACAATTAGGCTAGCTGAACAAAAGATCCCATTTAAGCTGCTGATCGTCGGCGGCAATCGCAACCCGGTCGTTGAAGCCCGAATCCACCGTCTCTTCGACGCGGTCAGAGAACATGTCATCTTCACGGGGTTCTTGACCGGACAACCTCTGGCTCATGCATACGCCTCAGGTGATATATTCCTCCATTGCTCGATCACCGAAACCTTTGGACTAGTTGTGCTGGAGGCAATGGCCAGCGGGCTACCCGTTATCGCCAGAGACCAAGGCGGCCCGTCAGATATTGTCCAACATCAAAAGACGGGATACCTGGTTCCTCCAAACGACATACGCAATTTTGTTGGCTTAGTACGAGACGTTTCCATCAATAGCCATTTACGGTCTGCCCTTTCTACGTCTGCTCGGAGGTATGCAGAAGAGACAAcgtgggagaagatcaacaaccGAGTGGCCTGGCAGATGGCCAACGCATTTGAGCAGCGTTCTGCAGAGGAAAGTCTGGGTGGTTCTGATGAACCTGTCGTGGCTAATTTCATGTTGCCAATTCTGGAGAAACTGCGCCTTACTCTCGCTGTTGGACTTGTGTACTTCATGTGGTTGATTGCTGTGGTTCCTTTGATTATTCATGGACAGCGGATTGTCCCTAGAGCGTTGGAATTGGTGCATAGTATGCCGGTCGTTGGGAGGTGTATTCGGTATCGCTCTAGGTGA
- a CDS encoding NADH:ubiquinone oxidoreductase 6.6kD subunit has protein sequence MAGPSKSLVLDPALQKYYEINANRYKYFRWTPRHAWLSFLYMAVIPGTLGYIAYKTEGKYDFRGKRRGDTLEEF, from the exons ATGGCCGGTCCTAGCAAGT CCCTGGTCCTTGACCCGGCCCTCCAGAAATACTACG AGATCAACGCAAACCGCTACAAGTACTTCCGCTGGACCCCGCGCCATGCCTGGCTCTCGTTTCTCTACATGGCTGTGATCCCCGGAACGCTGGGCTACATTGCCTACAAGACTGAG GGCAAGTACGACTTCCgtgggaagaggagaggagatacGCTTGAGGAATTTTGA
- a CDS encoding U5 snRNP-associated RNA splicing factor (mRNA splicing factor, putative) yields the protein MDFAALMSKEISKAKSGGSSSSDKKDTSNPPEKKYVRRSELEAARIAAYNEEQERAQREREERMAQKRKLDEEEAERRQEREEKKRRLAEESRKKREEEEAAQERERRKRLGLPELPPASEKDEDKDKDEEEDIPDEELVTKLREMDEPARLFGETHRGRLRRYRRLVERSLTPQQQLSDGPIPTTLELVPEKDMKISTTLPKDTEGRKYLFRQLASYFNMVLGEWELALAKRDISVKQSLQGRQAYNAMVQSRENMKPLFRKFEKVDVDDRVLEHVVEIVHNAQLRRYVDANDAYLRLSIGKAAWPIGVTMVGIHERSAREKLHQSDQQAHILSDEITRKYLQSIKRCLSFAQTRWPPDDQLQIMG from the exons ATGGATTTCGCGGCGTTGATGTCCAAGGAGATCTCCAAAGCTAAAAGCGGCGGATCATCGTCATCAGACAAAAAAGATACATCGAACCCCccagagaagaaatatgTTCGTCGCAGTGAATTAGAAGCCGCTAGGATTGCCGCCTACAATGAGGAGCAGGAGCGGGCGCAACGTGAACGAGAAGAGCGCATGGCTCAGAAGCGCAAactggatgaggaggaggccgAACGGCGCCAGGagcgagaagagaaaaagcgaCGGCTAGCGGAAGAGTCAcggaaaaagagggaagaagaagaggcgGCCCAGGAGCGAGAGCGACGGAAGCGGTTGGGATTGCCCGAGTTGCCCCCTGCTAGTGAAAAGGATgaggacaaggacaaggatgaggaagaagacatccCGGACGAGGAACTAGTTACGAAGCTGCGTGAGATGGATGAACCGGCTCGATTGTTCGGAGAGACACACCGCGGCCGTTTACGGCGGTATCGTCGACTCGTGGAGCGTTCGCTCACCCCTCAACAGCAATTGTCTGATGGTCCTATTCCCACGACGCTGGAACTGGTCCCCGAGAAGGATATGAAGATCTCCACGACACTCCCTAAGGATACCGAAGGTCGCAAGTATTTGTTCCGCCAGCTGGCGTCGTATTTCAACATGGTTCTAGGGGAATGGGAGCTTGCATTGGCGAAGCGAGATATATCTGTCAAGCAGAGTCTCCAGGGACGGCAAGCCTACAATGCCATGGTCCAGTCGCGGGAGAACATGAAGCCGCTGTTCCGAAAGTTTGAGAAggtggatgttgatgataGAGTACTGGAGCATGTTGTCGAGATCGTCCACAACGCCCAGCTGCGGAGATATGTAGATGCAAATGATGCCTATCTACGATTGAGTATTGGAAAGGC AGCATGGCCCATCGGTGTAACCATGGTTGGTATCCACGAACGATCAGCTCGAGAGAAGCTCCACCAGAGCGACCAACAGGCTCATATTCTAAGTGATGAGATCACTCGCAAGTATCTGCAAAGTATTAAACGATGCTTGAGCTTTGCGCAAACTCGGTGGCCTCCAGACGATCAGCTGCAGATCATGGGCTAG
- a CDS encoding glutathione S-transferase, whose translation MTDVNKGANITLYWLEQSRSQRIVWLFEELGLTYNLKTFKRTSEMLAPPELKKIHPLGKSPVITIETEQSEKPLVLAESGNITEYLCDHFGGEKLIPKRYPEGKEGAVGGETEEWMRYRYFMHYAEGTLMPFLVFQLVMDRMKDAPVPFFIKPIPRFVASKVEEAFLSRNIFGNFDFLEERLKTAPGGGPYLCGQQLTAADIMMSFPLIAASLRLPLKEKYPHLAKYVEMIQAEKGYQRAVKKVEEIDGKFQASL comes from the exons ATGACGGACGTAAACAAAGGCGCCAACATCACCCTCTACTG GCTGGAGCAATCCCGCTCCCAGCGCATCGTCTGGCTCTTCGAAGAACTAGGCCTCACCTACAACCTGAAGACCTTCAAGCGCACCTCGGAGATGCTGGCTCCCCCGGAGCTGAAAAAGATCCATCCACTGGGCAAATCGCCCGTCATCACCATTGAAACCGAGCAGTCAGAGAAACCGCTCGTGCTTGCCGAATCGGGTAATATCACCGAGTACCTATGCGACCATTTCGGCGGCGAGAAGCTCATCCCAAAGCGCTATCCCGAGGGCAAGGAGGGCGCTGTCGGCGGCGAGACGGAGGAATGGATGCGTTATCGGTATTTCATGCACTATGCTGAGGGTACTCTGATGCCGTTTTTGGTGTTTCAGTTGGTCATGGACC GTATGAAGGATGCCCCTGTTCCGTTCTTCATCAAGCCCATCCCGAGGTTTGTTGCGTCAAAGGTTGAAGAGGCCTTCCTTTCTAGGAATATCTTTGGGaactttgatttccttgagGAGCGCTTGAAGACCGCCCCTGGTGGTGGACCGTATCTCTGCGGACAGCAGTTGACGGCTGCTGATATTATGATGAGCTTCCCTCTTATTGCGGCGTCGTTGAGATTGCccctgaaggagaagtatCCCCATCTGGCTAAGTATGTGGAGATGATTCAGGCCGAGAAGGGCTACCAGAGGGCTGTgaagaaggtggaggagatcgatggGAAGTTCCAGGCTTCCTTGTGA
- a CDS encoding ADP-ribosylation factor family protein: MYHLARSLYMYATSKEEYSVLLLGLDNAGKTTLLSQIKALYQPRPEGAPAPNPGKTVPTVGQNVATINLPEMYLKIWDVGGQLTMRNLWQSYYSSCHAIIFVVDSTDVGQDPDIARLPSNRRSSSASGPSGGNADAFTEQTVGINAPGSDFGRLDECREVLESVLKNADVAGVPILVLANKQDREDSVEVVRIKEGFVRKVFEGESGGAMRDSRVLPVSALLGSGVQEAVEWVQTRVKWNKEGRPPVMR, translated from the exons ATGTACCATCTGGCCAGGTCGTTGTATATGTACGCCACCAGCAAAGAGG AGTACTCTGTCCTCCTGCTCGGGTTAGATAACGCTGGAAAAACTACGCTCCTCTCGCAGATCAAGGCCCTCTACCAACCCCGTCCCGAAGGCGCCCCTGCTCCGAACCCTGGCAAGACCGTGCCTACAGTCGGCCAAAATGTCGCAACCATCAATCTCCCGGAAATGTACCTGAAGATCTGGGATGTTGGAGGTCAATTAACGATGAGAAACCTATGGCAAAGCTACTACTCAAGCTGTCATGcgatcatcttcgtcgtcgacaGCACCGACGTCGGTCAAGACCCAGATATCGCCCGACTCCCTTCGAATCGGCGCTCCAGCTCTGCATCGGGCCCTTCGGGAGGCAACGCCGATGCGTTCACCGAGCAGACAGTCGGTATCAATGCTCCCGGAAGTGACTTTGGTCGGCTCGACGAGTGTCGCGAAGTGTTAGAATCAGTTTTGAAGAACGCGGATGTGGCGGGTGTACCGATCCTGGTCCTGGCAAACAAGCAAGATCGAGAAGATTCGGTAGAAGTGGTTCGCATCAAGGAAGGGTTTGTGCGCAAGGTTTTCGAAGGAGAATCTGGAGGCGCCATGCGTGATAGTCGCGTCTTACCGGTCAGTGCGCTTCTGGGCTCAGGAGTCCAGGAAGCTGTAGAGTGGGTTCAAACTCGAGTCAAATGGAATAAGGAGGGAAGGCCACCAGTGATGAGGTGA
- a CDS encoding phosphatidylinositol N-acetylglucosaminyltransferase gpi3 subunit → MPYNIAMVSDFFFPQPGGIESHIYQLSTKLIDRGHKVIIITHAYKGRTGVRYLTNGLKVYHVPFLVIYRESTMPTVFSFFPIFRNIVIREQIQIVHGHASLSSFCHEAILHARTMGLRTVFTDHSLFGFADAGSILTNKLLKFTLSDVDHVICVSHTCKENTVLRASLDPLMVSVIPNAVVAENFRPLEQGEPPRPIGPNDIITIVVISRLFYNKGTDLLIATIPRILSSHPNVRFIIAGSGPKAIDLEQMLERNVLQDKVEMLGPVRHEEVRDVMVRGHIYLHPSLTEAFGTVLVEAASCGLYVVCTRVGGIPEVLPQHMTTFAKPEEDDLVMATSKAIAALRSNKVRTDRFHDQVKMMYSWTDVAQRTERVYKGIQGDISPEEFYGYYPGQGWEASGDRVRSFALIDRLKRYYGCGVWAGKLFCLCVVIDVLIYVLLEMWFPRANIDIARSWPKKLKQKETADSTRDSPHRIGSTT, encoded by the exons ATGCCTTACAATATTGC TATGGTCAgtgacttcttcttcccacaACCAGGTGGGATTGAAAGTCACATTTACCAGTTATCGACC AAGCTCATCGACCGTGGCCATAAAGTAATTATCATTACCCATGCGTACAAGGGTCGCACGGGAGTTCGATATCTTACAAATGGCCTCAAAGTGTATCATGTCCCTTTTCTCGTCATATACCGCGAATCGACTATGCCAACTGttttttcattctttcctATATTTCGTAATATTGTCATTCGCGAGCAGATTCAGATTGTTCATGGACACGCAAGCTTGAGCAGCTTCTGCCATGAAGCTATTCTGCATGCCCGGACAATGGGTCTACGGACTGTCTTTACCGACCATTCGCTATTTGGTTTCGCTGATGCGGGTTCAATTCTTACCAATAAACTGCTCAAATTTACGCTGAGTGATGTGGACCATGTGATTTGTGTCAGCCATACATG TAAAGAGAATACGGTTCTTCGAGCATCCTTGGATCCGCTAATGGTCTCCGTAATCCCTAATGCGGTAGTCGCGGAAAACTTCCGACCTCTAGAGCAAGGAGAGCCGCCGAGGCCAATCGGACCAAACGATATTATCACTATCGTCGTGATCTCGCGTCTATTTTATAACAAGGGAACTGATCTGTTGATCGCTACGATCCCGAGAATCCTTTCGTCCCATCCCAATGTGCGGTTCATCATCGCTGGGTCAGGGCCCAAGGCTATCGACTTGGAGCAAATGTTAGAACGCAACGTACTTCAAGACAAAGTAGAGATGCTCGGTCCCGTTCGTCACGAAGAAGTTCGAGATGTCATGGTTCGAGGTCACATCTATCTACACCCAAGTTTAACCGAAGCCTTCGGGACAGTTCTCGTAGAAGCCGCCAGCTGTGGCCTCTATGTGGTATGTACGCGAGTTGGCGGCATTCCAGAAGTGCTGCCTCAGCATATGACCACTTTCGCTAAGCCGGAAGAAGACGATCTTGTCATGGCTACTAGCAAAGCCATAGCCGCACTACGCTCCAACAAAGTGAGGACTGATCGATTTCACGATCAGGTGAAGATGATGTACTCCTGGACCGATGTGGCACAGCGTACAGAACGTGTGTACAAGGGCATTCAGGGCGACATAAGCCCTGAAGAGTTTTACGGTTATTATCCCGGCCAAGGCTGGGAAGCGAGTGGTGATAGGGTACGAAGCTTTGCCCTCATTGACCGACTGAAACGTTACTATGGCTGCGGGGTGTGGGCAGGCAAGCTGTTTTGCCTTTGCGTGGTCATTGATGTCCTAATCTATGTTCTCCTAGAGATGTGGTTTCCCCGCGCCAATATCGATATTGCTCGCAGTTGGCCAAAGAAGctgaaacaaaaggaaacagCCGACTCAACCAGAGATAGCCCACATCGCATTGGCTCGACGACTTAA